A part of Candida albicans SC5314 chromosome 2, complete sequence genomic DNA contains:
- a CDS encoding uncharacterized protein (Predicted NADH-dependent flavin oxidoreductase; Hap43-repressed gene) — protein MLRKYSTSCLSESFRLAMGRVSSQAMILTSATSNLNELHGMTLGSVCSLSVFPSPFIQFNLHLPSYTSSELHKHKYLALHVLPPTKNSVHLSRIFAKGVKLNKGAKLAPTKEEKIDGQVFHEMTKPFTRLQKGVDYSFYNISDVQIPILSNVETTLICQTRNTFPVDNHEIWVADVVDIIHNKTQKSGGILYFDRGFHKIGKSLSED, from the coding sequence ATGCTCCGCAAGTACTCCACATCATGTCTTCTGGAATCGTTCCGACTAGCCATGGGAAGAGTCTCGTCCCAGGCGATGATCTTGACTTCAGCAACATCCAATCTTAACGAATTGCACGGTATGACCTTGGGTTCGGTGTGTTCATTGTCGGTGTTCCCATCTCCGTTTATACAGTTTAATTTGCATTTACCTTCATACACTTCGAGCGAGTTGCATAAACATAAATACCTTGCATTGCACGTATTGCCGCCAACGAAAAACTCGGTCCATCTAAGTCGAATATTTGCCAAAGGCGTCAAGCTCAACAAGGGGGCAAAGCTAGCACCAACAAAGGAAGAGAAAATCGACGGCCAGGTATTCCACGAAATGACAAAACCATTCACACGTCTCCAAAAGGGAGTTGACTACCTGTTCTACAACATATCTGATGTGCAAATACCAATATTGTCCAACGTCGAAACAACATTGATATGTCAAACACGAAACACCTTCCCTGTCGACAACCACGAAATATGGGTCGCAGACGTCGTCGATATAATACACAACAAGACCCAAAAATCTGGCGGCATACTATACTTTGATAGAGGGTTCCACAAGATCGGCAAATCGTTGTCAGAAGATTAG
- the PGA52 gene encoding Pga52p (GPI-anchored cell surface protein of unknown function; Hap43p-repressed gene; fluconazole-induced; possibly an essential gene, disruptants not obtained by UAU1 method), with protein MLFSSLLVSTLVSVATAANQEVEAIQFSNLGFSGTYNQVEKLSNIYKDSCSCEVNKTPVSFSGTNAPLNEEVSVHFRGPLVLNKFASYVSDGFKYGDDSSGDWKRLSYYEGSSGTSENVTFLTSAGKNSSCLGIGLTYAGTDGISKADSSTVLAKNTLINSNDEFVIFSNISCGKSGYNNDCGVYRSDIPAYHGFYGTTKMFLFEFQMPNETHTSTDISNYNMPAIWLLNAHIPRTAQYSMNVNCSCWRSGCGEFDIFEVMNSTEYLHMYSTIHDYQGSDDIQTGMAAPAYIERDLTGTMSGGVAFDSSGNAVVWVSNSTSFDSTIQASSVNSWVKQAGADVATTLATVTGQSATTTSKKSGGVSYQPSFITNLLMTVLTLWVI; from the coding sequence AtgttattttcatcattgtTAGTATCTACATTAGTTTCAGTGGCTACTGCTGCCAACCAAGAAGTTGAAGCTATCCAGTTTAGTAATCTTGGGTTTTCTGGTACTTATAACCAAGTTGAAAAGTTGAGTAATATCTATAAAGATTCGTGTTCATGTGAAGTTAACAAAACGCCAGTATCGTTTTCTGGGACGAACGCACCATTGAACGAAGAAGTTTCTGTGCATTTCCGTGGTCCACTTgtattgaacaaatttgCGTCCTACGTTTCAGATGGGTTCAAGTATGGTGATGATAGTTCTGGCGACTGGAAGAGATTGAGTTACTACGAAGGGTCGAGTGGAACCAGTGAGAATGTCACGTTTTTGACGAGTGCCGGTAAGAACTCTTCGTGTTTGGGTATTGGGTTGACATATGCTGGTACCGATGGTATTTCCAAAGCCGACTCGTCGACTGTTTTGGCCAAAAATACGTTGATCAACTCGAACGACGAGTTTGTGATTTTCTCCAACATTAGCTGTGGCAAGTCCGGGTACAACAACGATTGTGGTGTCTACAGAAGCGACATTCCTGCCTACCATGGGTTTTACGGTACCACGAAaatgtttttgtttgaattcCAAATGCCAAATGAGACACATACGTCAACTGATATTTCCAACTACAACATGCCGGCCATTTGGCTTTTGAATGCGCATATTCCAAGAACCGCACAGTACTCAATGAATGTTAATTGTTCGTGCTGGAGATCTGGGTGTGGTGAGTTTGACATTTTTGAAGTGATGAACTCGACTGAGTACCTTCACATGTACAGCACCATTCACGATTACCAAGGGTCTGATGATATTCAAACTGGTATGGCTGCACCCGCCTATATTGAGCGTGATTTGACTGGCACTATGAGTGGTGGTGTTGCCTTTGACCTGAGTGGCAATGCTGTTGTTTGGGTGTCTAACTCTACATCGTTTGATTCTACTATTCAAGCTTCTAGTGTCAACTCGTGGGTTAAGCAAGCTGGTGCTGATGTTGCCACTACATTGGCTACCGTTACTGGCCAATCTGCCACTACTACAAGTAAGAAGAGCGGTGGTGTTAGTTACCAACCATCGTTTATCACTAACTTGCTTATGACGGTGCTTACACTTTGGGTTATTTAG